The following DNA comes from Triticum aestivum cultivar Chinese Spring chromosome 3D, IWGSC CS RefSeq v2.1, whole genome shotgun sequence.
ACATTTTATTCCAATGCGCTCCCGTCAAGTTCCTATGGAGCTCTATCTGGGAATGCTTGGGCCTATGTTGAATTCCGCAATCAATGTTTGAAGCTCGTTCACTTCTTCGAGCTGTCTGTGGGCAGCCTTGctcttacgaaaaagggtttccccccgttTCATATTATGAAGCATCAACCAACCCATACAATCAGCTAGCTCGGGCCGAAGCACaaacaagcccaaaagaaaaaacgagagaaagaaagagaaacaaatgcTGACGCCGGCAGCTCAAAAGCGAAGATGGCCGATATCCGCCGCACCCTCCGGAGAAGTACCACCGCACGCCTAGCACTCCGAAGTCTCGTGTATCAAgcaacaccttcaggaaggaaTGTGACGATGACGACGCCGCTGCTGCCCGGACAGGTCTTAGGGTTTCTCCCGGTATGCGGTTGGTAGATGCGAAGGGGTATCACCGACGCCCCTCAAAAAGGTCCGGCAACGCCCACGGGCGCAGTCACGCCGGTGGCGGACGAGCCGCCAGGGATTTCTCCCACCCCGAAACCAGCACCAACACAGACAATCGAGAGTGCACCGCCCAACATGCCGCCCACCAGCCTTGCTCTTTGGCCTGGCAGACATTTAGTGCTTTGGATTGGGCACTTTGGACTACTTGTAACAAAATGGCTATTGAAGGGATCTTTTCATCACACCCTGCTAATTACATTTTTTAGTGGCCCATATTGTTTCAACAATGGCAACCTCTAGGGAAGAGGAACGACTGTGATGCGGCTTCTGAAATCTTGCGCAAGATCAAACATCTTCACTGTTTCCATAGGCTTCCTCATGAAAACGATGCTCTCTCGTTGATGATCTTGCGCTTAGTTTGAGTCTTGTTGTGTTTCCTCAATTTGCTATTATGATCTTCTTGACATTTTTGTAAGTCTATTAAAACTTTTTAACGTTAGCCTACGTTgcctttattaatttaaagccaggCGCTCCTTGCGCCTATTTTCTAAAAACATCTAGTACGCCAACGCAACGTCTGCAAGCTACATGTTAGTAATTAAAAGAAGGTGCGGACCTCGCAATTGTGGCGCATTACGTTTTTTGCTATAGTAATCGCTCTAAAaaattcacccccccccctcaatTTCTTATTCTATCACAAATTTGCTAAATTTTTTAGCATGACTATATTTTGTCCTCCTAGGTTGTGAATTGTTCAATGCGtacttttacttttctttttcacTATGTTTCGGGCCATGTGTCAGAGCATTTTATATACCGTACAATATCGAACAAGGCAAGGATATTTCCCCACCTAGCCTCCGTCGCGGAGGTGTGTCAAACGTTGTCTTCGGCAGGTCCAcctggatccggtcttcgttcaACTTTGCTCGTGTGTTTATAGGTTGAATCTTCTCTTCATCAGCGATGATTGATGTTATGATGCCATGGTCCTGTGGATGCTTAGCACGACAGCATCCCGACTGTCTAGTACAATAAGGTTTCCCAGCTCCGGTTAGGGAAAGGCGATGGCGATGGCGCGCCTTTGCCTCGCTTTAATGTTTGTAGTCGTGGTTAGATAGTATATGGACCTGGATGTATTTTTTGTTACTTATGTTGTTCTTTGTACTGCAAGATAGTTGACAAATTGATTGAAAGTTAAAAAATAAAACATAACAAGGATTTCAAGTGCCACAGTCTTCGTGAACACTTTTATTTCATTTAAATATCAATTGAACAAACCATGCTTATGTGGGTATTAAGATAACATGATCGTGTGTATCATGATGGTACCGGCCTGTCGAAGATAGGTATTGATTATTCCTGGGCTAACTCTACGATGTCATGTTAAGACACTTAGAGCCAGCCGTTGAGATATGGTGCTTAAGTGGCCATGCCAGTGACCATGGAGATACCAGAAGAACGGCCAAACCGGGCGACCTTGCAGTCGGTGGAAAAGATGTCGGAGGTGACGTAGGTAGAGGTGCCGCCCATAATTGGCATGTTGGTGCTGACACTGAGCTTGTTGACATAGTCGGTGCGGTAGGTTTGGCCAAGCACACCGTGGACATCGTCGGTGAGGCTGTGGAACTTGAAGCCGATGTCGAAGTGCGCGAGGCTGTCATCCTCGGTTACGCCGTAGTTGTGGATGCGGGAGTCCTTCTCTGTGATGGGCACCACATTGGCCAAGATGTCGAACACTCCCTTGAGTTGGACCCTGATGCCGTTAGTTGCGGCACTCCTTGTGATGGTCAATGCGGGCACGGTGGTGGACTGCCACTGGGCGTCGATTGCGGTGGGGATTTCGATGGGCATGTCGTCGAAGGCCAGCTCGAGGCGGTCGATGTTGCTGTCCCACTTGACGGTCTTCTGGGCGCCCATGTAGAGGCGATGGTCAGCGAAGCGGATGCCGAGGGCCTGGATCCAGGTGAAGTCGCGGCTCATGGCGGGGTTGCGCTTCCCGATGAAGTGGGCGTTGATCTGGAGATCGGCGTCGGAGACCACACAAAAGCTCTGGTCCTTTTTGCCGTGGAAGTAGAAGTTGTTGCCATCAGCGCCCGTGAAGCGCGGGTCCCCGCAGGATACTCCCGGGTAGAAGTCGCACACTTGAAAACGAggataattaattaaattaatttaaGCATCTCAATTAATCAATGTGAATGTGCTAGCCTATGCTTACTGCAGTAGGTTTTGCAGCCTGGGCACATGACGACGCACTCGTTGGGGCAGCGCTTGTCGCAGTGGGCGACGCAGGGGCTGTTGCCGTCCTTTGTGTCGTCGCAGGAGAGCACCTGGTCCCTCCTCCCGAACCCCCCCGGGTGGATCACGTGGGAGTTCTTCGGCAGCCCCTTCTTGCCCTGGGCGGCGGCCGGCACGGCGGTCGCGCACAGGAACACCAGCACCGCCGCGGCGGCGACCACACCCATGGACACGGACGATGCCCTCGCCATCTTGCGCAAACAGAGCTAGCCGAgtaatagtgtgtgtgtgtgggggtggggggggggggggggggggggggggggggcggctgcTAAGCTAGCTAAGCTAGCCCTGTGTGTTGATGGGATTGATATTTGACGTGTTACATGGAAGGCGATTTATAGGGAGACGAGATGAGGTCCATCGATAGGGGGCCGGGGAGGATTGGTGGTGAAGCGAGAGCGCGTCGTGCAGTGCCGGTTGCGCAGGAGACGGGCGGCCGGCGGGCGTGGTGAGGAAGGAAGCTGCTTATAGGCTCCGGCGAGCCGCTCGACGCAGCCATGCATGGCACAAAATGATACTATCATGTGCCATCTCCATCGCACCCGGCGCCTGAATCTGGTATCAGGGCACGTAAAGCGGCTGGCATCGCTTCGATTGCGCGCTGCGTGCACGTACAGCACCGTGCGTGGTGTGCATGCACAAGGTGGCTAGCTAGCTACGTCTTGCTTTCGCATGCCACGCCACATACGGGATCAACAACGCATTTCATCGCGTACTGTATGGCTCGATCAATCTCTATAGAATACATCTCTAATATATATTATGTCCCAAAATTCCAGTTACAAATTCAACTCAGAGCAAGGGAAACAACGATAGCCAATTCAAGATGATTAGTCATTTTTTTCCGCTTCTCAAGCTAAATTTAGAAACATTTTTTTATAATGGAGAGTGTTATAACTTGAAAATCCAGTCCGAAACAGGTGCACTGCTAGGAACCGGATCCCTGCCAGGGGTGGTCTCAGGTTTTAGGGGTGGAAGGAGGGATGGCGTGGAGGAAGGCGTGGTCGCCGGCGCTGGGGCGCCGTCGTTGCGTGCGCGcgcgcacgagagagagagagagagagagcaggggcggcggctagggttaggtctcccggctccctaagaaAGCCAaacaaatatgattgcttcttgcttaatcCTAAAACGGGTCCTTGTCCTTACAtgagtttatataatcctcctaataagataattgggctaagcccctaataacaatAAGATAAACTGGGCTAaacccctaatatgccggtcataacatctctccccacCTGCACAAACAACTCGTCCTCGAGCTGGAAGGCGGGGAAGATCAATGGCCGCCAAACACCTCCGCGTCAACTGGGGCGCGCTGGTcgccgaggccggcggcggcggggtcctcctcaatgtagtctgcAGCCTTCAGGTAGAAGAGTCGTGGGCAGGCGTGGCCCGGTACGTAGGGCTCGTCgaagttgaagcacaacccttggcggcgacgctcgagttgcTCGGCAGGGGTGAGCCGGTGGAATGGGCGTGCCGCAGCCGCGGCGAGGGGCGCTGCGGAAGCCTGGGCAGGCCGACCCTGCACGGGAACTTCCGGCCAGGGTAGCGGCCCAGCGGCCTGGGGCGGTGGCGcttgctggatggccaccgcgcgacGCTCGAACGCGCTGGCGTAGTACATGGTCGTCTGGAGGTCCTGTGGCCCGCGCATCTCCACGTCCACACGGATGTGGTCCGGTAGGCCGCCGACGAAGAGCTCAGCCCGCTGCCGAGCCGAAACGGTGGGGGCGTGGCCCGCCAGTGCCTAAAAGCGGTCGGCGAAGTCTTGCACTGAGGTGAGGAACGGAAAACGCCCAAGCTCCGCCAGACGGCTCCCGCGTATAGGCAAACCGAAGCGCAAGAGGCACAAATCGCGGAAGCGCTCCCACAGTGGCATGTTGCCCTCGTCCtgttcgagggcgtagtaccacgtCTGCGCGGCTCCTCGGAGATGATACGAGGCGATCCAAGTGCGGTCGGACGCGAGCGTGCACTGTCCCCTGAAAAATTGGTCGCATTGGTTGAGCCAATTCAGGGGGGGTCGACGGTGCCGTCGTAGGTCGCGAACTCCAGCTTGGAGAATCTCGGCGGCATCTGGACGTGGACGATGGGCGGGTGCGCCTCGTCAGCACGGAGCAGCGAGGATGACGGGGTCGAGTAGGCGGGCATCAGGGTGCTGCCCTGGAACAGGGGCCCGTCGACGCTGGCAAAGGGCTCGGCGGAGCCCAAGGACCCACCAGACTGCATGACCGGGTGCGTCACCGGCGGGGGCAACACGCGCGGCCCGACCGAGGCTGTCGTGTAGACCGGCTCAAGGGACCCAGCGAGCCAGGCCGGTAACGGAGATGGCGACAGGGGAAACCGGACCTGGTGGATGGGCACTCCCGGGCCCGTCGTCGGGATGCCCAGGGCCGCggtcgccggtggcggcggctgcagctGTTGCCCCTGCTGCATGGTGAAGGCGCCGGGGTTAGTCGCTGGTGGCGGCTGCCACGGCAAGTGCTgcatggcggcggcgaggggggtcGCCGAGGATGGCGGCTGCCACGACGGGGCGGTGGCAAAGGGCAGAGGCGGCTGCAGCCCATAGGATCTCGCGAGGAAGGTGTAGATGCCCGTGACCGCCTGGGTGAGATCCCGGATGGCAGCCGTCATCTCCTTCGGGGTGAAGACGACGGGGATGGGCGCGGCGGAGGTGACCGGTACCGGCAAGAGCGGGGCGCTGGCCGTGGTGGCCATCAGGGCGGTCGTCGCGATCGGCAGCGGGCAGGTCGGGGTGGGCGGCGGCGAGGACATGATCGCACCGAAGCTatctgataccaaattggtaggaaccAGATCCCTACCAGCGCGTGGTCTCAGGTTGTAAGGGTGGAAGGAGGGATGGCGTGGAGGAAGGCGTGGTCGCCGGCGCTGGGGCGCCGTCGTTGTGTGCGCGCGCAAGAGAGAGAGCGCAGGGGCGGcgactagggttaggtctcccggctccctaagaaagccgagcaaatatgattgcttcttgcttaatgTCAAAATGGGTCCTTACacgagtttatataatcctcctaataagataattgggctaagcccctaataacgataagataaactgggccacaactaactgggctaagcccctaatatgccggtcatgaCATGCACACAATGAAACATTATGATACacgaagtttatgagaaacttaagTTCAGTTGAGAAAAATTGGCGGTTTTTGGACTTACCAATATCCATAAAACCCTCACATTTTGTGTGAGCGGTAGTAGGCAAGTAGCATGGCCTTGTATCTGAACATAAGAGAGAATCCCATCCGAGCGTCATATACTTCACTGCAAAATCACTCCGTCCGTCACTCCAACGCGCATCATTCTTCACTGCAAAATCATTCTCGCTCAATAATTGTAACCAAGCATTTTATTCTAGAGTTGGTTCCCCGTCTTATCTTGTACCTCAATTGCCACGGAATTACtggaacaaatactctctcaacgCTACAAGTTTTTTATTGAACTGCTCtcatagctactccctccgtttcaaaatagatgacccaactttatactaactttgtattaaggttagtacaaagttgggtcatctattttgaaacggagggagtagaagttgCCTATAGTAGAAGTTATCGATAGAATCAACATCAATTAGTGCTCATGTTCACGATGGCGTCTTGGAATACACCACGGCCTACTCTGAGTCGCTGGCCAGGTGGAGCACTGAGCTGTCTAAGGCCttatacaatgggaggtgcttagagaaataaatcaggcttttcttaagcatcggtgcttatttgtataggatagacgcttaactaagcgtctctcctgtagaaataggcaccggtgcttcagaaaaatccggtttattttctaagcatctctctaaacacctcccattgtacaaggcctaatggGCCGCTTGTGCTGCGGGCAAAGTGTAATGCTACGCTTTAATGTCATTGTTATTTTAAAAAAGAAGAAGCTTAAGTTGATTGCTTTGTGGGATAACTTGTAAGTCGCATTTCGGGCAGAAAGTGACCAATCGTGGTACCACTCGTACCAAGCGGTACTTACGAGTTTAAGTGGAGATTAGCGGGTAGGTAAAGATCAAAGGTCTTGAATTTCGGTCAGAAAGTGACCAAACGTGATGGGCTTTTTATTAGTTTCACGtttgaggtgtgtgtgtgtgtgtgtgatttttTTGCACGAACATTTCGGGTGTATATCTGTACGCCCATGACCCTATGTGGATGTGCCCCTGGTAACAGACACAGAAGTGTGTATTATGGTCGTCTGACATGGTGTGAGTGTGAAAACAAATATAACAAGCGTAATGCAAAATTTGAGGCCAGTGAGAACGAATATACTACCACATTTGGGTGAATATTCTATTTATGTGGGATCTGAAGACGTGCCTATATGCGATCGAGGAGCTCTTCTAGAAGACTACCGAGGTCGTTCAACACGGAGATTCAGGCATAAAGAAGAAAGACATTGCAAACAATCCGAACGACAAACCAACTAAGATATCATGTTCCTTCTCGCTAGAATTATATGGAGATCAGATCGGATTGAACTCAGCTTGGCGGCCAGGACCAGATACATGTATAAGGACTCGGAGTCCAGAGATCGAGATAAACAAAATGCAACTCTTCTCCGAGCCGCCCAACAACTCGGAAGCTTTAGCTTAATAGGATTTTGGCCTCTGTAGTActactccgtcccataatgtaagacgtttttgcaagctaacattatggaacggagggagtagtaattattAGAGTTTTGTACTATGTAAATCACTTTTGCTAGCTAGCTATGTGTCTGCCGCCAAGTCAAGCTAGTTAGCGTGAAGCCTTCCACCAAACATCATGCTAATAGTTACTAATCACATTTTCCTCCAATTTGGTCTTATCCCGTGGCACAGACCCGGTCGCGTCCACTAAATTAACATCGGTCTTCTGCCATCCTGCATGGACGAGGGCACATTGTGGCTTTTGATTGACCAGATGGATGTCTGGACTTCCGCAAAGCCCTCCCTCCATCTGTCTCCGTTCGCAGGAAAACGGACATCCGGATGAGTCGGCGAACCGATGCGGGTATGTTGGATGGCAAACTGCGTCCCGACAGCGCGGTACGGATGCTTGCTGAAGGTTTGAGAGTCTGCTTTGGAGATGTCCTAAGAAACACATCTTACAACCTTTGTGTACTATAAAACGACCATCTTAAGGTAGAAAATAGGGCCATTACCCGTATTTGTCTGAACCTAGGTAACTCATGTCTTGTTTGTGCTCATTCTCTCTGGATCCTTGTATCTTACCTCCAGGTTCTTGACTCTTTGTACCCTCGTATACAAGACCGGCGAAAATCATATGCAGCGGCATCCGGCTTTTCAATCGGTTACTTGATTTTTATTCTAAAAAAATTAAGTACCTTTTAAAAACCTTGATCAAGATCCAACCATCGTCCCCACCTTTTGACGGAACCTCGTCAGAGGGCGGGGAGCT
Coding sequences within:
- the LOC123075887 gene encoding uncharacterized protein, whose protein sequence is MARASSVSMGVVAAAAVLVFLCATAVPAAAQGKKGLPKNSHVIHPGGFGRRDQVLSCDDTKDGNSPCVAHCDKRCPNECVVMCPGCKTYCMCDFYPGVSCGDPRFTGADGNNFYFHGKKDQSFCVVSDADLQINAHFIGKRNPAMSRDFTWIQALGIRFADHRLYMGAQKTVKWDSNIDRLELAFDDMPIEIPTAIDAQWQSTTVPALTITRSAATNGIRVQLKGVFDILANVVPITEKDSRIHNYGVTEDDSLAHFDIGFKFHSLTDDVHGVLGQTYRTDYVNKLSVSTNMPIMGGTSTYVTSDIFSTDCKVARFGRSSGISMVTGMAT